The window GAGCATATCACAAAAGAGGTTATCAGCTTGGACGGCAAGTGTATAAAAGGGTCCAAAGACAGCTTTCATGAAAAGAACCCCATCTACATGGTCAGCGCCTGGGCATCAGAAAACCAATTGGTCCTGGGCCAACTCAAGGTGGATGAGAAAAGCAATGAGATCACGGCCATCCCGTTATTGCTGGACCTGCTTGACATAGAAGGAAGCATTATTACCATAGATGCCATTGGTACCCAAACGAAGATTGCTGAAAAAATCATAGAAAATAAAGCGGATTATATCCTTTCGGTCAAGGGTAACCAGAAAGAGCTTTTGTCCCAGGTGGAGGACAGTTTCAACCGGCATAATCCGGACTCGGTCGATCAGGTGACGGAAAAAGGGCACGGACGGATTGAAACACGTACCTGTGAAATTATCTCGAACCTGGGTTTCATCGACAACAGGGAACACTGGAAAGGACTCAAGACGATTGTCAGGATTACTGCCCACAGGGACACGGGTAAAAAACAGGAGACCGAAACCCGTTTCTACATTAGCAGTGTCATTGACCAAGCAGCAAACTTCAACACTTTTATACGTCAGCACTGGGGCATTGAAAACAAACTCCACTGGACATTGGACATGGTTTTTGACGAAGACCGGCAAAGGAAAAGGGCGAAGAACTCCGCCCAAAACTTTTCCTTCATCAGAAAAATAGCACTCAACCTTCTAAAACAAGACACATCGAAGGGTTCTTTGGTTTCAAAACGTCTCAAGGCCGGGTGGGATGACAACTTTTTGCTACAGTTGTTGAAAATTTAAATGCGTTGACCCTGGATTTGTATTCCGTATCGGAACAGAATGATTTAGAAAATAGCGAATCGATCTCCCTACTGGAGATAGTTTTGAGATTTGCACGCTACTGGAAATGGTTTGTGCTGGGTATCGTACTTGCGCTTGCCGGAGTATCTTTGTATCTGAGATATACTACTCCTGTATATAATATTTCGTCAAGTATAGTTCTAAAGGAGGCGAGGGATCAGCGTATGGAGCCATCGATAAGTGGGATGGATGGTATTCAGCTGGGTGGACTTGGTGCTGTAACTAATCTGGAGAATGAGATTTATATCCTGCAGAGCCGGTCGATCATAAGAAATGTAATTAATCGTCTTAATCTGCATACCTCTTATGTTGTGAGTGGAAGGATTAAGAGTAACGACCTGTATAAACGGAGTCCGGTGATTGTGAGTATGGATCAGGGGAACCTGGATAAACTGACTCAGAATATCTCTTTCAATATGACTACAAATGAGAGTGATGGTACGATTACTATCTCGGGTCTTGAGAATGAGAAAGAGGTTGATACTGTGTTTACTACGTTACCGGCTATAATTGATACTCCTCAGGGTCATATCAGCTTTACAAAAAGACCTGATACCGAACTGGGGCATTATGAGATGAATGTGGTTATAATGCATCCTAATGAGGTGATCGGCCATTATAGAAAAAGGTTGTCTGTTCAGCAGGCATCGAAACAGGCTTCTGTGCTGAATCTGTCTATTAACACTCCCTATCCTGAAAAAGGTAAGGATTTCCTTAATATGCTGGTGGAGGTGTATAACAACGAAACCATTGAGGATAACAAGATGGAGGCATTTAATACTCAGGCTTTTATAAATGAGCGTATTGCTATTATTGACAGAGAGCTGAGTGATGCTGAAAGGAGTGTGGAGGATTATAAACAGCAGGAGGGTTTGAGTGATTTGCAGATCGACCTTCAGCGTAATATGCAGATGGGTAGTCAGTATGAGCAGCAGCTTGTGCAGGTGGAGACTCAGCTGAATATTGTAAACTCGCTGAGTGAGTATGTGAGAAATCCTAATAATGCGAATAAGACTATTCCTGCTAATGTGGGTATTGAAGATCCTAATCTTGCTGCTACTATTAGTGAGTATAACAGACTGGTTCTGGAGCGTGAGCGTCTGTCGCAGAGCATGACGGCTGACAACCCTGCAATGATAAGGCTTGAGGAGCAGATTGCGGGGCTGAGGGAGAATATTAACTCTTCCATCAGCAGTGTGCAGCAGGGGTTGAATATTCAGCGCCGTGATGCACGTAACCAGGCTAATATATATGGTAGACGTATTGGTGTGATGCCAACTCAGGAGAGGGAGTTTATGGAGCTTTCACGTGAACAGCAGATCAAGGCAAGTCTGTTTTTGATGCTGTTGCAGAAGCGTGAGGAGAATGCTCTTGAACTGGCTGCTACGGCTAATAGTGCAAAAGTGCTGGATGAAGCTCTTACCGAAGGTCAGGTGTCTCCACGAAAGATGATTCTGCTGCTTGCTGCATTGATGCTTGGTGTGCTGATCCCTGCAGGTATTATCTATCTGAACGAGCTGCTGCAGTATAAGGTTCGTACAAGATCTGATGTGGACAGACTCAGCAAGGTTCCTGTACTTGGCGAAATACCTAAACATAAAGAGGAGAAGAATGTTGTGGTGGATGAGCAGGGGAATGACTCAATTGACGAAGCTTTCAGAATGGCTCGCACCAATTTGCTGCTAACTTTGGGAACTGACAACAAAGTGGTTACAATCACTTCTACAGTTTCCGGTGAGGGTAAAACATTTGTTGCTATAAATATGGCATTGAGTACAGCATTCCTGAATAAGAAGGTGCTGCTGATAGGTCTCGATTTGAGAATTCCACGATTAAGGGAGTATTTGAAGCTGGAGACTAAGAATGGTATGACAAACTATCTGTCGGGCTTTGAGAAGAATATCGATAATCTGATTGTTCAATCGAGACTGCATCCTAACCTGTTTGTTATTACTGCGGGACCTGTTCCGCCTAACCCTGCTGAGCTTCTTTCGCGTCCTTCTCTGGACAAAGCGATCGGCAGCTTAAGGGAGGAGTTTGATTATATATTTATCGACTCATCTCCTTCGGCTCTGGTGACTGATACTCTGGTGATGAACAGGGTGACTGATGCTACCCTATATGTATGCAGGATGGATTTCTCAAGCAAGGGAAATATCAGGTTTGCAAACAATCTGATGCAGCAGAACAAGCTAAACAATATGTTGCTGGTGATTAATGATGTGGCTGACTTCCACCGTGGGTATGGTTATGGCTACGGGTATGGATTTGGTTATGGTTACGGCGACAAGAAAAAGAGTAAAAGAAGAAAGAAAAGCTAAAGGTTGAATATATTTTTAAAAGGTTGGTTCTCGTTTCCTAACGTCTGAACCAACCTTTTTTCTTTCTCTGTGGCATGGCTGAATGATTGATCATAAGCGAAAGTGGGTTGTCGTGACCATCAACCATGGCCTGTACAACATTATATATAACTCCCCAGTCGGGCAGTCCTCCCAGGTTTCGGTCATCAATAAAAAGATCAGCCTTGAGCTTGCGTGAGAAGTCCTGCTTCTCGATAGTCTCACCCCGATAGTTCTCGTTCTCAGCATAGAAATATAATCCTTGAGATGCACAGTATTCAACCGCCTCCTTTAGCAGATCGCCCCTGCGTACAGTCCACAATATCAGCCTGTGTCCATCTTTCTGAAGATGAAGTAAGGTCTCTATAGCAAAAGGTATTGGCTTACCAATGGCCGGGTATTCATGTTCCACAATAGTACCATCGAAGTCTACGGCTATAATCATAATCAGTTTTCCGTTTTTGTAATTCGGACAAATATACGAAATAAATAATACCATGAGAGATTATGAGAGATTATATTGAAAAATGATTATCCGCAATAGTTCCTATTGTAAATTCTTGATTTGAAATCAGGCGCACACGATACGGCGGCTATCAACAGCCTGTCAAACTGGTTCTCGCCGAAGTAACACCTGTTGAACTTGTAACAGAACTGATTGAGGTAGTACTGTAAATACTCGGGTTTTACCTTGTAATACACGCCCAGGAGCTGTCGTTTGGCATTGCTGATCGCGGTGTGTACCCAAGGCAGCACGTTAGGCAATTCCTCGTGTGGAACAACGGATGCCGTGTGTGAATGGACATGTTCTTTCAATTTAGTGTAAGAAGTTGAATCATCGGTGGTCAGATCCGCCGTGCTTTCGACATGCTCTTTGACATTCTTTGTAATTGTATCGGCTTTCAAGTCGTTGATGACTTTCATCTTCAGGTATCTGGCCTTCTTGGGTTTTTTACCCGGTTTGGGTTTTCAACCGTTTTGCTTTCAGCCATCACCAGGACCTTGGTCTTTTTTTGGCTTCCACGGCCGCGTTTCAACGGTTTCTCCTTCTCTTCAACGGATATCTCGGTGGAAAAGAAGGCGTCGTCCAGCTCGATGGCGCCCTCGAGCGTGTACTTGTCGTCACGCTTGCCCATCACGTCACGCAGTTTATTGACCATTTCCCATATGGGCTGGTAACGCTTGTGCCCCAGCTGTCGCTGTATCTCGGCGGCGGAAAAGGAGCCCTTGGTAGCCGTGAGCAGGTGCATGGCCACGAACCAGTAACGGTATGGCAGGTTGGAATGCTGCATGACCGTGCCCGAACGCAGCGTCTGGCGCGCTTGGCAACGCTTGCATTCGTAAGCCTGCTTGTTTTCCAGCCAATAATGCTCCTTACAATTACAACGACGGCAGGTAACTCCCATTTGGTCTCTTTGTTGTTTGAATTTTTCCCGACAGGTTTCCTCATCGGGGTAATTTATAGCAAAATCCAGGATATTCATAGCTTGAAATATTACATGTGTTCAGAATGTAAATATAATGAATATCTGTGATTTGTGTAAGCATTTGCGAACTTATTTATAACTATTTTTCCGCTAAATTCTTTAGGAATAACTGCGGATATACATTTAAGATTTTATCACTTAAACTGGAGAGTAGTGGCGCTGTCCTTATTGAAGGTCCAAAATGGTGTGGTAAAACGACTACTGCCGAGCAACATGCCAGGAGTACCTTGTATATGGACGACTCTGAGATCATGGAGCAAAATATGCGATTGGCCGGTATCAGCCCCAAGCGTCTTTTAACGGGTAATACCCCCCGGTTGATTGATGAATGGCAAATTGCGCCGCAATTGTGGGATACGATACGTTTCACCGTTGATCATAAAGATGGTTTCGGTCAATTCATTCTCACCGGCTCTGCCATTCCTGCTGATCGTTCAAAAATACACCATAGCGGGACAGGGCGCTTCTCGTGGCTCAGAATGCGACCTATGTCGCTCTTTGAGTCCGGTGAATCGACAGGAGAGGTTAGTTTGGAAAATCTATTCGCCTCTCCTGACCAGATTGAGGGAGAGAACCATCTTAACATCGATGATATTGCATTCTTGATTTGTCGGGGAGGTTGGCCTCAAGCGGTGAAGATGCGAAAAGAGATTGCGGTTTCAGTTGCGGGTAACTATTATGATGCTGTCGTAAACAATGATATTTCAAGAGTTGACGGTGTAAGCCGAAGTCCCGAGCGCGCCAAAAGAGTAATGCACTCCTATGCACGCGCACAGGGTTCACAAACATCTTTGAACGCAATACGCAGGGATATACTGGCAAATGATGTGGATACCTTCGATGCCGACACATTGTATGCATATATCGATGCCCTGAAAAAAATCTTCGTCATTGAAGATTCTCCTGCCTGGAATCCCAATCTTCGTTCGAAGTCTGCCATCAGGACGTCGGACACCCGTTATTTCGTGGATCCGTCAATAGCTACAGCCGCTTTGGGAGCAGGTCCGAATGATTTAATCAACGACCTGGCAACCATGGGACTCCTGTTTGAAACTTTATGCATGCGAGATCTCAGGGTCTATGCGGAAGCGCTCGGCGGTGAGGTTTACCATTACCGGGACAGTAGTGGATTGGAATGCGATGCTGTGATCCATTTCCGCAATGGTTCGTACGGATTGATTGAAATAAAGCTGGGAGGAGACAAGTTGATAGGAGAGGGAGTTGACTCGCTTCAAAAGATGGCCAAGGTCATCGATACTACGAAAATGAAAAGCCCTTCAATCAAAATGGTGCTTACCGGAACCGGGAAATATGCATATAAGAGGGAGGATGGAATTTACATTGTTCCCATAGGTTGTTTGAAGAATTAAAGACGGAACATCGACATCGAGCAATGACCGAATCAACTGGAAACGCTGCTGTTTCAGGCTACGATGCCCGGTCTGGATGAGGAGATCGCCTTCAGGGGGATCATGCTGGGCATGGATGACGCTTAAAAGCGGTAGTATCTTGATGGCACTCGTTTCTCACAACCTGGGGAATGTTAGTAGTCAGGTGATCAGCAAACGTAACGACGTCCCGATCTCTCCGGGCGTTCGTCGTTTTTAGGGGTATAGAAAATGATCGGGGGGCGGAGCAATGGGTGCTGCGATTTTGGAATCTGAATCGAATTCTGTAATTTTATGCGGGGATAGAAACAGATATCTGTGAGGGGTAGTATGAGCAATATAAAGATTTCAATACGTTTTTTTGATGACCGGGAGGTGCGTGCCATCTGGGACGAGGATCATGCCAAGTGGTGGTTTAGTGTGTTGGATGTTGTTGCCCTGCTTACCGACCAGGATGACTACACCAAAACGCGTAATTACTGGAAGTATCTCAAAGACAGGTTAAGGAAGGAGAAAAGTGAAGTGGTTAGTCTCACTACCCAGTTGAAGATCTTTGCCCCGGACGGCAAGAGGCGTTTCACCGACATGCTCGATCAGAACGGGATTATCTTACTGGGCAAGGAGTTCCCCTCAAAAAAGGCTAACAGGTTTATGGAGTGGTTCACATTCAGCGATGAATCGATTGACGGGAAAAGTAAAGCAAAAGCGTATGCATTGTTCGAGAGTTCTTTCATAGACAGCATTGAAGTGGGGACTACCAAGGGATTGCAACAGATTCACGCCTACCTGTTTGGCGGGTTGTATGATTTCGCGGGACAAATCAGCAAATCAAATGGATACAGATTATTTATCAAGAGAATGTTACAAGGCGATCATCATCGAGGCGGAGAAGCTGAGTCATGATCTGACGCTGCATTATGGGTTGTTATCCATCGACTGCAAGAACGAGGATGAATACATCGATAAAGCTGAACAAATGACCCGGGAGATCATGCAAGCTGACGATGCGGAACTGGAAGATCTGTTTTGGGGAAATCTGCCCGATAAAAAGAAATTTCAACGTACTTGCACAGATATACTTGAGAATATCGGGAAGGTAAGATCGATTCCTTTTTATAAGCGAAAATTTGATTTCTAACGTGATATTGTTGTGCCCTTTCCACAAATTGCGTAATTTTACCAGTCAAAAAAAGAATGTGGTTATTTCAAGATGTTGACTTGCCAATCAATTGAGAGATAACGCTTCTTTTTTTGTTATGACAAAATCTGCCTGAGCATGTTTGATCTATTCATATACAATGACATTAAGCCGGGTAAACTGCGGAAGCAGTTTGATAAAACGGTAGAACAACTTTCCCGGGGTGATTTTGTGTCGGCCGAGGTGAAAAAAATGAGAGACACGGGCTTATACCGTGCACGGCTGGATTATGAAAACCGCTTGTTGTTTCGTTTTGGCCGATACAATGATCGGACCTGTCTGCTGATCCTGGAGATCATCATGAATCACGCTTACGATAAATCGCGTTTCTTGCGTGGGAGCGGGGTGGATGAATCGAAGCTGCTCCCGGTAAGGAGTCAACAGGAGGTACCTGAGGGTGACCTGGTGCCGCTGACATTCCTGAACCCCCGGAACAGTCGTTTTCACTTGCTCGATAAGGTGTTGTCGTTCGACGACAGACAGGAGGAGGTACTATCCCTGCCCCTGCCACACATTGTGATTGGTTCTGCCGGGAGTGGTAAAACGGCTCTCACGCTTGAAAAGATGAAGTCGCTGACGGGAAGGGTACTCTACATCACCCTTTCACCCTTTCTCGCGGAAAACTCGGCTCGCCTGTTTTATTCGTTCAACTACGAGAACGACAAGCTGGAAATCGATTTCCTTTCATACCGTGAGTTCCTGGAGACACTGAAGATTCCCGATGGGAAAGAGGTCGATTTCAGGACTTTCGAGTCATGGTTTGCCCGACATCGGCAGGCTACACGGTTGCGTGACGCTCACAAGACCTTCGAGGAGTATCGTGGGGTGATCACCGGTCAGGATATCACCAAAGAATACCTTTCGTTCGATGAATACCTCGCGCTCGGCGTGAAACAGTCGATTTTTCCTGTCC of the Petrimonas mucosa genome contains:
- a CDS encoding ISAs1 family transposase, producing the protein MTSPATSLHRYFECIPDHRINRNKKHLLSDIIILSILAVICGAESWDSIELFGKTKLSFLKTFLKLPNGIPSHDTINRVFSSLRPRLFEEAFIKWVDSLKDEHITKEVISLDGKCIKGSKDSFHEKNPIYMVSAWASENQLVLGQLKVDEKSNEITAIPLLLDLLDIEGSIITIDAIGTQTKIAEKIIENKADYILSVKGNQKELLSQVEDSFNRHNPDSVDQVTEKGHGRIETRTCEIISNLGFIDNREHWKGLKTIVRITAHRDTGKKQETETRFYISSVIDQAANFNTFIRQHWGIENKLHWTLDMVFDEDRQRKRAKNSAQNFSFIRKIALNLLKQDTSKGSLVSKRLKAGWDDNFLLQLLKI
- a CDS encoding GumC family protein, whose amino-acid sequence is MTLDLYSVSEQNDLENSESISLLEIVLRFARYWKWFVLGIVLALAGVSLYLRYTTPVYNISSSIVLKEARDQRMEPSISGMDGIQLGGLGAVTNLENEIYILQSRSIIRNVINRLNLHTSYVVSGRIKSNDLYKRSPVIVSMDQGNLDKLTQNISFNMTTNESDGTITISGLENEKEVDTVFTTLPAIIDTPQGHISFTKRPDTELGHYEMNVVIMHPNEVIGHYRKRLSVQQASKQASVLNLSINTPYPEKGKDFLNMLVEVYNNETIEDNKMEAFNTQAFINERIAIIDRELSDAERSVEDYKQQEGLSDLQIDLQRNMQMGSQYEQQLVQVETQLNIVNSLSEYVRNPNNANKTIPANVGIEDPNLAATISEYNRLVLERERLSQSMTADNPAMIRLEEQIAGLRENINSSISSVQQGLNIQRRDARNQANIYGRRIGVMPTQEREFMELSREQQIKASLFLMLLQKREENALELAATANSAKVLDEALTEGQVSPRKMILLLAALMLGVLIPAGIIYLNELLQYKVRTRSDVDRLSKVPVLGEIPKHKEEKNVVVDEQGNDSIDEAFRMARTNLLLTLGTDNKVVTITSTVSGEGKTFVAINMALSTAFLNKKVLLIGLDLRIPRLREYLKLETKNGMTNYLSGFEKNIDNLIVQSRLHPNLFVITAGPVPPNPAELLSRPSLDKAIGSLREEFDYIFIDSSPSALVTDTLVMNRVTDATLYVCRMDFSSKGNIRFANNLMQQNKLNNMLLVINDVADFHRGYGYGYGYGFGYGYGDKKKSKRRKKS
- a CDS encoding ATP-binding protein, yielding MEGPKWCGKTTTAEQHARSTLYMDDSEIMEQNMRLAGISPKRLLTGNTPRLIDEWQIAPQLWDTIRFTVDHKDGFGQFILTGSAIPADRSKIHHSGTGRFSWLRMRPMSLFESGESTGEVSLENLFASPDQIEGENHLNIDDIAFLICRGGWPQAVKMRKEIAVSVAGNYYDAVVNNDISRVDGVSRSPERAKRVMHSYARAQGSQTSLNAIRRDILANDVDTFDADTLYAYIDALKKIFVIEDSPAWNPNLRSKSAIRTSDTRYFVDPSIATAALGAGPNDLINDLATMGLLFETLCMRDLRVYAEALGGEVYHYRDSSGLECDAVIHFRNGSYGLIEIKLGGDKLIGEGVDSLQKMAKVIDTTKMKSPSIKMVLTGTGKYAYKREDGIYIVPIGCLKN
- a CDS encoding BT0820 family HAD-type phosphatase, translated to MIIAVDFDGTIVEHEYPAIGKPIPFAIETLLHLQKDGHRLILWTVRRGDLLKEAVEYCASQGLYFYAENENYRGETIEKQDFSRKLKADLFIDDRNLGGLPDWGVIYNVVQAMVDGHDNPLSLMINHSAMPQRKKKGWFRR